The following proteins are co-located in the Triticum aestivum cultivar Chinese Spring chromosome 1A, IWGSC CS RefSeq v2.1, whole genome shotgun sequence genome:
- the LOC123067469 gene encoding probable sodium/metabolite cotransporter BASS1, chloroplastic isoform X1 — protein MAVLRRPPLAPSPTAAASLPHHRLHLATPHIHLTRPPPSSPRLRISAAPSLRPLRGIPSSRCHAATGDPAPALSQAPSAGGGGARAALVRVGEALSLGFPLWVASACALALWRPASFLWVTPTAQMVGLSFTMLGMGMTLTLDDLRTALLMPKELAAGFLLQYTVMPLSGYLISKLLNLPSHYAAGLILVSCCPGGTASNIVTYLARANVALSVLMTAASTFAAAFMTPLLTSKLAGQYVAVDPMGLFVSTSQVVLAPVLLGALLNQYMGRLVESVSPVMPFIAVATVAVLCGNAIAQNASAILASGLQVVLSVIFLHGSGFFFGYVLSRVLGIDIASSRTISIEVGMQNSVLGVVLAGKHFGSPLTAVPCAVSSICHSVYGSLLAGVWRSMPPNDKQ, from the exons ATGGCTGTCCTCCGGCGGCCACCGCTCGCCCCCAGTCCCACCGCCGCCGCATCCCTcccccaccaccgcctccacctcgcCACCCCACACATACACCTCACCAGACCCCCTCCCTCCTCTCCCCGCCTCCGCATCAGCGCGGCCCCCTCGCTCCGCCCCCTCCGCGGCATTCCATCGAGCCGGTGCCATGCGGCGACAGGAGATCCGGCGCCGGCGCTCTCTCAGGCGCCCTCcgccggcggaggcggcgcgcgggCCGCGCTGGTGCGCGTCGGGGAGGCGCTGTCGCTCGGGTTCCCGCTGTGGGTCGCGTCGGCCTGCGCGCTCGCGCTGTGGCGGCCGGCGAGCTTCCTCTGGGTCACCCCCACCGCCCAGATGGTCGGCTTGTCCTTCACCATGCTCG GAATGGGGATGACGTTGACGCTTGATGACCTGAGAACCGCGCTGTTGATGCCCAAGGAGTTAGCTGCTGGGTTTCTACTTCAGTACACT GTGATGCCACTGTCCGGATATCTCATCAGCAAGCTATTGAACCTGCCATCCCATTATGCTGCTGGACTGATTTTGGTTTCCTGTTGCCCTGGAG GCACAGCAAGCAACATTGTTACCTACTTAGCAAG GGCAAATGTTGCTCTTTCGGTGCTGATGACAGCAGCAAGCACTTTTGCTGCAGCG TTCATGACTCCTCTTTTGACATCCAAACTGGCTGGGCAATACGTCGCAGTAGACCCTATGGGACTGTTCGTGTCGACGTCTCAG GTTGTCCTAGCGCCTGTTCTTTTGGGTGCTCTGCTTAATCAGTACATGGGCCGTTTGGTTGAGTCGGTTTCTCCCGTGATGCCGTTCATTGCTGTAGCAACAGTAGCTGTTCTTTGTGGCAATGCGATCGCACAGAATGCTTCGGCCATCCTGGCATCTGGCCTACAAGTGGTACTGTCGGTCATCTTCTTGCATGGATCCGGCTTCTTCTTTGGCTATGTTCTTTCAAGGGTGCTTGGCATCGATATCGCTTCATCACGAACAATCTCGATCGAGGTTGGCATGCAG AACTCGGTGCTGGGTGTGGTTCTCGCGGGCAAGCACTTCGGCAGCCCTCTCACGGCGGTTCCATGCGCGGTTTCGAGCATCTGCCACTCTGTCTATGGTAGCCTGTTGGCCGGGGTCTGGAGGTCCATGCCCCCGAATGACAAGCAGTGA
- the LOC123067469 gene encoding probable sodium/metabolite cotransporter BASS1, chloroplastic isoform X2, with translation MRRQEIRRRRSLRRPPPAEAARGPRWCASGRRCRSGSRCGSRRPARSRCGGRRASSGSPPPPRWSACPSPCSSLCAGMGMTLTLDDLRTALLMPKELAAGFLLQYTVMPLSGYLISKLLNLPSHYAAGLILVSCCPGGTASNIVTYLARANVALSVLMTAASTFAAAFMTPLLTSKLAGQYVAVDPMGLFVSTSQVVLAPVLLGALLNQYMGRLVESVSPVMPFIAVATVAVLCGNAIAQNASAILASGLQVVLSVIFLHGSGFFFGYVLSRVLGIDIASSRTISIEVGMQNSVLGVVLAGKHFGSPLTAVPCAVSSICHSVYGSLLAGVWRSMPPNDKQ, from the exons ATGCGGCGACAGGAGATCCGGCGCCGGCGCTCTCTCAGGCGCCCTCcgccggcggaggcggcgcgcgggCCGCGCTGGTGCGCGTCGGGGAGGCGCTGTCGCTCGGGTTCCCGCTGTGGGTCGCGTCGGCCTGCGCGCTCGCGCTGTGGCGGCCGGCGAGCTTCCTCTGGGTCACCCCCACCGCCCAGATGGTCGGCTTGTCCTTCACCATGCTCG TCCCTTTGTGCAGGAATGGGGATGACGTTGACGCTTGATGACCTGAGAACCGCGCTGTTGATGCCCAAGGAGTTAGCTGCTGGGTTTCTACTTCAGTACACT GTGATGCCACTGTCCGGATATCTCATCAGCAAGCTATTGAACCTGCCATCCCATTATGCTGCTGGACTGATTTTGGTTTCCTGTTGCCCTGGAG GCACAGCAAGCAACATTGTTACCTACTTAGCAAG GGCAAATGTTGCTCTTTCGGTGCTGATGACAGCAGCAAGCACTTTTGCTGCAGCG TTCATGACTCCTCTTTTGACATCCAAACTGGCTGGGCAATACGTCGCAGTAGACCCTATGGGACTGTTCGTGTCGACGTCTCAG GTTGTCCTAGCGCCTGTTCTTTTGGGTGCTCTGCTTAATCAGTACATGGGCCGTTTGGTTGAGTCGGTTTCTCCCGTGATGCCGTTCATTGCTGTAGCAACAGTAGCTGTTCTTTGTGGCAATGCGATCGCACAGAATGCTTCGGCCATCCTGGCATCTGGCCTACAAGTGGTACTGTCGGTCATCTTCTTGCATGGATCCGGCTTCTTCTTTGGCTATGTTCTTTCAAGGGTGCTTGGCATCGATATCGCTTCATCACGAACAATCTCGATCGAGGTTGGCATGCAG AACTCGGTGCTGGGTGTGGTTCTCGCGGGCAAGCACTTCGGCAGCCCTCTCACGGCGGTTCCATGCGCGGTTTCGAGCATCTGCCACTCTGTCTATGGTAGCCTGTTGGCCGGGGTCTGGAGGTCCATGCCCCCGAATGACAAGCAGTGA